GATGCTACAAACTTCACGCATTGGGATGAAGTCGCATTATCGTGGAGTTTCGTTGATAATATTTCAAAAGTCTGGGAAAACACGAAGGAACCGTCATTCCCGAACTACGCATCAGGTTCAATGGGTCCCGATGCAGCAGACAAACTGCTTGAGCAAGACGGGTTCTTCTGGTGGCCATTCAATGACATCGACGTAGAAAATTGTTAAAATACAAAAATCCCGCCTGTTAACAGGCGGGATTTTTGTATTTGCACTGGTCAGCCTCCAAAAAAGAAATCAAGGATATTAGAGCCAGCAGATGCATTCTTATTATAGAACTCTGAGTATCCGCAATTCTTGCAGTAAACGACGGTGAATTGATTATTCTGGATATCAAACATCTTAGATAAGCCTGTTCCGGTCATTGCCACATCTTTCTGCCCTGCATCTCTGCTTCCGCATTTAATACAGCCATTTCCTTTCATGTAATCCATCTCCCTTTTTTAAGCTATATTACATTTACGCATCAAGCAATGTTTGGTTTCACTTTTTTCATCATTCTAACAGCTCACCTTACTCTCGTTAACGATGAGGGCAAGTTAATGCTCCTGGCCTACATAAAAATCACCGAAAAAGGATAACTTATGTTTGTTCTATTACAGACTAGAGGTGGCAGCATGGAGTGGTTTGGTCATAGCAATAAAGCTTTTACCTTTGACATGTTTTCTTTGAGTCATTTTGTGACTCTGACTATCTTTTTTTTCATTAGCACTTTCATTTTCATTCATCGAAAGAAATTAAGTGATAAGCGATGGAGGAAAGCCGAGCTGGCCACAGCCCTATCATTAATATTGATCGAGATCACCAACCATCTTTGGATGTACAAGCATGCTGTCTGGAAATTTGGACGGTCAATGCCGCTGGAATTATGCAATATCGGGCTTTTGCTCGCGATCGGTTTATTACTGACCAGGAAAAAAATACTGTTTGAGCTTTTATTTTTCATTGCTTTATTAGGGGCAACACAAGCTATAATAACACCTGCATTAACCTATGATTTTCCCCACTTCCGATTTTTCCACTTTTTCTATGCCCATATGATGATTGTTTGGGTGACTCTGTATTTTTTATGGGCTAAAGGTTTTTATCCTACTTTCAGTTCAGTCATAAAAGTAGTTCTCTTTATAAACCTGCTGCTGCCAGCTATCCTGTTCATTAATAAGACAGCTGACGGAAATTACTGGTTTTTGCGCCATAAACCGAAGAGTCCAAGCTTCATGGACTTACTCGGCCCCTACCCATGGTACATCTTTTCTTTGGAAAGTTTATTGGTGATTTTAAGTTTAATTGCATGGCTGTGCATGCGAAGCTGGCTAAGAGGTGAGAAAAAAAGCTCTTATTCAGAGTCATGAGTGGATTTATTGATTGTACCTATAAAAGGCTTGCGGAAGAACTCCGCAAGCCTCGAAGAAGCAAATCAGATATCAACTAATTTTTTTTATGAATGCCAGTGTGTTATCGATGATCATTTGCTGGTCGTTATCAAGTGTAGCCACATGATAGCTCTCTTTAAGACGAAGGACCTCTTTTATTTCCGAGCTGATATCATTATAGATTCTTTGCGAGTTATCTGGCGGGACAACATGGTCCTCATCCGAAACGAAAATTAAGGCTGGACAAGAAACTTTTGAGAGATTTTCTTTTACAGCTTTCATAAAAGGCAATATCTCTTTAATGGATTGAACCGGGGTTTTTTCATAGGCAAGCTCTACAACTCCTGGCTTCTTGATGTCGGAACCAATGGCATCCAGGAATCTAGTTCCTTCCAACTGAAGGACCGGCTCCATTGCCGGAATATCAATAGCCGCATTGATCAGGACAATTCCCCTGATTTCAGGGTATTTTTCAGCCATGTATAAAGTCAGCGTTCCTCCCATTGACAGTCCAGTTACAAAAATCTTATCACATCGTTCTTTTAGCCACTGAAACCCTTCTTCTACCGAAGCAATCCAATCCTGATAGGTTGTTTGTTCCATGTCCTCATAATGGGTTCCGTGCCCCTTCAATCGCGGTCCGCAAACAGTATATCCCGCAGCAGCGAATGCCTCGCCAAGCGGCCGCATACTCTGTGTAGAACCAGTGAAACCATGCGATACCAATATACCTACTGAACTCCCTTCAAAATAAAAGGGTTCCGCCCCCTTTAAAACTGGATAATCTTCTGCCATACTCAATCCCTCCAATCTTAATACCATCATTTAAAGGGTTCGACTGGGCCTTTTGAAAACCCTCCCTGCTGCTGAATAAACTTTTATAATATTAAAAAACACAGCGAACATTAATAATTCGCTGTGCTTCTTTGTTATTCCATCCACTCAGTGTGGAAGATTCCTTCTTTATCAATTCGCTGATATGTGTGGGCACCGAAATAATCACGTTGCGCCTGGATCAGGTTGGCAGGCAGTGTTTCCGTCCGGTAGCTGTCGAAATAGGAAAGTGCAGCAGAGAAGCTTGGCACTGGAATTCCATTCATGACCGCAGCTGAGATTATTTCACGTAACGACTGCTGGTAGCTTTCTGCGATTTCCTTGAAATATGGATCGAGCAGTAGGTTTTTCAGAGCTGGATCGCGATCGTATGCTTCTTTGATTTTTTGAAGGAACTGAGCTCTGATAATGCAGCCTCCACGGAAGATCATCGCAATATCGCCGTAATTCAGATCCCAGCCATACTCTTCGGACGCCGCTCTCATTTGGGCAAATCCCTGTGCGTAAGAACAAATTTTGCTCAAATAAAGCGCCTTTCGAATTGATTCAATGAAGGCCTCACGATTGCCATCAAATGATCTAACTTCAGGACCAGAGAGTACTTTGCTTGCTTCCACACGCTCTTGTTTCATTGCCGAGATGAAGCGTGCGAAAACAGATTCAGTGATGATTGGCAGCGGCACCCCTAAATCAAGCGCACTCTGGCTCGTCCATTTCCCAGTGCCTTTTTGGCCAGCGGTATCGAGAATCATATCAACAAGCGGCTTGCCGGTTTCATCATCCTTCTTTGTAAAAATATCAGCCGTAATTTCAATCAGATAGCTATCAAGCTCACCTTTGTTCCATTCTGCAAATACTTCATGCAGCTCGTCAGCATTTAAGCCAAGTACATGCTTCAACATAAAATAGGATTCAGAGATCAATTGCATGTCTCCGTATTCTATGCCGTTGTGTACCATTTTTACATAATGTCCTGCACCATCCGGACCGATGTAAGTAGTACATGCTTCACCATTGACCTTTGCAGCGATATCCTGGAAGATTGGGGCCACCAGGTCATACGCTTCTTTTTGTCCGCCAGGCATGATGGAAGGTCCGTGAAGTGCCCCTTCCTCCCCGCCAGATACGCCAGTGCCGATGAAGTGAAGACCGAGCTCGCGTAATTCCTGGTTACGACGTTGAGTATCTGCAAAATATGTATTGCCACCGTCAATGATGATATCTCCCTTTTCCAGATGAGGTTTTAATTGTTCGATCGTCGCGTCCGTTGCGGCTCCCGCTTTTACCATCAGGAGGATTTTCCTTGGTTTTTCAAGAGATTGAACAAATTCCTCGATAGAATAAGTTCCGACGACCTTCTTGCCTTTCGTTTCCTCAAGCATTTCATCCGTCTTTTCCCTGGAGCGGTTATATACTGAAACAGAATAGCCTCTGCTCTCGATATTCATGGCGAGGTTCTTTCCCATGACAGCAAGGCCAATGACTCCGATTTGCTGTTTTGACATATGATAACTTCCCTTCATTTTAGAATAGGTTTTTAGACATACACACTAATTTAACAATGATAACAAACTGATGCAAACAATCTGGTTTGTCCCTCTTTATTTTGACTTAACCTTGTTATGCTAAACGTCATTAAAAATCTTTTTTCTCTCTTTTACGCCCCTGGAGGAAATCTTTATTGAAGCTCGTCCCAGCCCCCGGATTCTCGCTGGTTCGGGGCTTTTTCACCTGTGAACCTGCACTTTCAATGATGCTCTTGCCGTATTTCTCACGCAGCTGGCTCATCGTATTGATCAGCGGCTCCTTTTTCGCATCCAGCTCATAAGAAAAAAGGTCTAGCTGCTTGACAGCTTTATCTGCTTCAAGCAAGTCGGTTCCAGTAATTCCTAGCAGCCTGATAGGATCTCCATTCCAATGCTTCAAGAAAAGCGCTTTGGCGGCTGTGGCTATTTCGTCCTGCTTCGATACAGGGTTCTGCAGCTTCTGGCTCCTGGTGATCGTCTTCCTGTCCTTAAAGCGGATCGTCACACTAATGCTAGTCGCGACAGCTTCCTTCCTTTTCATCCTTGCCGCTACTTGCTCTGACAGCACATCAAGAACTTTCAGGAGCTCATGCTGATTCGAAATATCACGCGGCAGTGTAGTCGAGTTGCCTATGCTCTTGAAATCATAGACAGAGTCGGGATCCACCCGGCGGTTATCCTGTCCATTTGCTCTTTCTTTCAATCTTAATCCATTGATGCCCAGGAGTCCTTTCAGCTGGATTTCATTTGCTGCCGCCAATCCGCCTATTGTATGGATTCCAATACTTTTTAGTTTGTCCGCTGTTTTTGTTCCTACTCCATGCATTTCACCGACCTCAAGCGGCCAGAGGATCCGTGGGATTTCTCGCTTTCTTAAAACGGTGATTCCCATTGGCTTCTTCATATCGGAAGCCGTTTTCGCCAGGAATTTGTTTGGAGCCACCCCGATACTGCAGGGCAAGTCTAGCTGCTCATAAATTCTTTTTTGGATGCTTCCTGCGATTTCAAGCGGCGCCCCCAGTTCTGAGCAATCCGTTATATCCATATATCCTTCATCAATGGAAACAGGTTCTACAACCTCTGTGTATTGGCGCAAAATATCGAACATTGCAGCTGATGCTGTACGGTATCTATCAAAGTTCGGTTTCTTTATGATTAATTCGGGGCAAAGCTTTTTGGCTTCCCATAAAGGCATTGTCGTCTTGACGCCGAATTTCCTCGCTTCATAACTGCACGTGACAATAATACCGCGTCTTTCTTCTGGATTGCCGGCAATCGCGAGTGGCTTACCCTTCAATTCAGGATCGTAAGCCATTTCAACTGAGGCATAGAAGCTATTCATATCAACATGCAAAATGACTTTGCCGTTCTTTGGATACATTTCTTTCATGATCCCACTTCCCAAATATACGTTCCCTTCTAGTGTATCAAAAAAACTCATTCATTACTTATATCGGGCTTGAATTTAGGTTAAGGTGCAGTTTTGAACATTATGTGAAGAAAAGGCTTTAAACGTTTAATATTTTTATACAGAAACCGATAAATAACCATGAGGATATAGAAAAGATGGGGGAATTTTTATGCAGCATTGGTCTATTGGCAGAAAGTATGCAAGCGTTTTCGCATTCATTATGTTTATCTTTTTAGGCAGCTTCATTTATGTAACGACTGTTTTATCAAACCTTCAGAATGCAATCGACCTTGCCGAAGAAAAAAGTGATTATGCAATCATGATCAGTGAAATGGGGGCCACATTTCGCCAGAAGTATATCATTATCACAGACTACATAACCGAACCGAAACCAGAGCTTCTTACACTGTACAAAAAAGAAACTGATCAATTTAACAGCTCTGCTGACAAGCTGAAAAACAACGTAAAAACAGAGGAAGCCAAAAGCTTGTTCAATGCAATTGTCCAAACAGATAAGCATATGGACAAAATCTGGGAAGATGAAATTTTAAGGACTGTTGAAAATTTCAAGACTAACGGCGAACAGGTTGATATTTTCACCCAAATCAGTCTGGCCAACAAGGCTGAAACGATTCGCGATATGAACATCGATAAGCTTAATGAACTCAGGACATCGATTCTTGATGAACGTACAAGGATCATGAAGGAAACTCATTCTACGATTGCCTCGATGATACGGAATACGTTCATTATTATCATATTAGCCTTTATCCTCTCTTCAGTAGCCATGTACTTTGTCTCTCGCAATATCAGCAAGAATCTCAAAAAAGTGGTAGCTTACTGTAAGAGACTCGCTAATGGTGAATTGAATGTCAAAGCATTGGAAGCGAAGAGTAAGGACGAAGTTGGGCAGATCATCCTCGCCATGAACCAATTATCCGGGAACTTGAAAACTTCGATTTCCAGTATCCTGGCATCATCGGACCTGGTAAATGATATGTCTAGGAACCTAAAACTTAATGCGGAAGCCACGACTGAAGCCAATAATGAAATTACTGCATCCATCATGCAGGTGGCATCTTCATCTGACGAACAAGTGAAAATTTCTGAACGTACAAATGAAGCGGTCGAAGATGTATCTTCCCAATTAATTGAAGTCACCGGGTCGCTAAAAGAGACCCTTTATACAACCTCTAGCACGAAGGATAAAATCGAGGAAGGCAAACTATATGCATTTAGTGTCACAGAACAAATGGACCAGATCAATGGAAAAGTGTCAGAATTAGCGAGTGTGATTCATTCACTGAAAAACAATTCTCTGGAAATTCATCGAATCATCGAAATCATCACGGATATTTCAAATCAGACCAATCTGCTGGCATTGAATGCTGCAATTGAAGCAGCAAGAGCCGGGGAGCATGGAAAAGGTTTTGGTGTCGTCGCACAGGAGGTCCGCAAGCTCGCTGAACAATCAGCCGGTGCAGCAGACAGCATCCGTACCATCCTTGAGGAGACTGGAAAAGAAACGAATCAGGCCGTAAACGTCATGGATGAAAGCCAGACGACCGTACAAAAAGGAAATGAACTGGTTGAGAAAGTAGCGAAAATCTTCACTGAAATAGCGCAATCGATTGAGGAAGTCAGCTCGAAGGGAAACACAGTGAGCAGTGCTGTCATGAATGCAAATGAAAAGATGGAATCAATGGCTCAGTCAGCCAATGAAGTGATCACTGCTTCCTCTAGGTCTGCACTATTCTTGGAGCAGGTTGCCGCAACAACCGAAGAACAAAATGCTACAATGCAAGAGCTGTTAGAATCATCCAACAAGCTGTCCAACATGGCCGAGGACTTGAGAAAGTCATTCTCCAGCTTCAAACTATAAAAGGAAACAAGCTGACCCGGATTAGATGGGGTCAGCTTGTTTATTTTGATGCCATTAATTATGTATTTCCTGCTTTTGCTGTTTCATATAGTCTTTGATTTCTTTTATTCCTTCTAGTGAATTGATCAGGGTTTGCGGGTCAATGATCATGATCATCCGTTTATCCAAATTGGCTATTCCCGTAATGAATATCGTATTTTGGTAGGCGATAAGGCCAGGCTGCTTCATATTTACCTCAGGAATCTCAAGGATTTCCTTTGCATCCCTGACGAGGACACCCAATGAGATTTCCGAAGTCTCAAGCACGATCAGTCTCGTCTTGTCATCAGCCCGAATATCCCGATGGTATAGGACCTTTTCAAGATCAATGACCGGAATCAACTCTCCCCGTACCTTCGTGATTCCGGTGACATAATCAGGCATATGCGGAATCGCTGTCATCCCTTCCAATTTTTCAATTGAAATGACATAAAGGATCGGAAAAGCGTATTCTTCATTTCCTGCCTGGAATACAACCGTCTTATTGCTATCAGCCATTTGGAGTACACTTCCTTTAATTAAATTTCTATCTATCACTCTGTTTAATCCTCATATGATTCCAGATTGGAAATCTGGTAGACCATTCCATGTATTATATCGGAGTCTTCAGGGGCATCTTTAGGATTATTGAAGAATGAGTGTATGTAATATACATTTTGACTTCGTGCTCTCTCTGAATTGTCTATTAAAGCATGGTTCCTGGACATTTTGACTTCCTGCTCTCTCCAAAATGTCTATTAAAGCTTGGTTCCTGGACATTTTGACTCCTGGTCTCTCCAAAATGCCTATTAAAGCATGGTTCTTGGACATTTTGACTTCCTGCTCTCTCCAAAATGTCTATTAAAGCATGGTTCCTGGACATTTTGACTTCCTGCTCGCTCCAAAATGGCTATTAAAGCATGATTCTTGGACATTTTAACGTCGTGCTGTCTCCGAAATGTCTATTAAAGCTCGGTTCTTGGACATTTTAACGTCGTGCTGTCTCCGAAATGTCTATTAAAGCTTGGTTCTTGGACATTTTGACTTCTTTCTCTCCCCAAAATGTCTATTATCTTGAACTAGACTCTCTACTTATGAAATTGTCTGCAAAATTCGTATCCCGCAAATTCTTCCCTTAGGCGTATTCATTTAAAAAAGAGGCTGACTCAAAAGGTTGAATAAATTCGACCTGAGAGTCGCCTCTTTTACTTTTTATCCAATTTATGGGTTTGGATTTGATGGATTTATAAGGGAAAGAGGGATATTCCTCCCCTTAGTTACCCTAATTTTTGTTCGCTTTCCTTGTTGGCTGCCCACTTCAAAAGATTGTGTGCAGCGCAAATAAGACCCCAATCCGTGGTATTTTTGGAGAGGCCTCTTAACCCAAATCTTTTAAACCCTCGATTGTGTTTAATCTGCCCAAATACTGGCTCGACATCTATTTTTCTCTGCCTGTATCTTTGGCTTCCTTCTTCCGCAGCCAATCGTTCCCGAACTTCTTTTCGTTGTTGTTGGTTTTTCACTGAGACCTGTACGGTCTTTGTATCTTTGTCTTTGGCACAGGTTGTTTGGAATGGACAGTTCATACAATCGGTACAGCGGTACGTGCGCTTCACGGAATCGTAACCGTTGTCGGACTTTCTTTGACTCTCATACTGGAAAACCAGGCGTTTTCCGTTTGCACAAATCCATTCATCTAGCTCTTCGTCATACTCCATATTTTCAACTCGGCCAATTTGTTCCTTCCATGCCTTTGTCTGTTCCTTGTCAAAAGTATTGTATTTAATGTACGCTTCTATTTCCTGTTCTTCACAATGTGCATAGTTCTCTTCGCTTCCATAACCAGAGTCGGCAATAACGGCCTTTGGCTTCGGGCGGTTATGTTTTTCCAAAAGTTCAAGATGGGGAATCATGCATCCAGGATCTCCAGCCCGTTGATGGAGGCTGAAGTTGGTGATGAACTGATTTTCTGTTCCAATCTGAACATTATATCCAGGCTTTAACTGCCCGTTCATCATGTGGTCCTCTTTCATTCGCATAAAAGTGGCATCGGTATCCGTCTTAGAAAAGCTGTTTCTCTCTCCAAAAGTCTGTTTCTGAAGTTCATACTTCTGCTTTCGAGGTAGAAGGTCTTTTTCCAGTTGGCGCTTTGCCTTCTTTAAAGGTTTGTTTTTTGGATCCTGTTCCAGTCTCTCTTCCAGCTTTTTAATGGTTTCTTCAATTTTTGCAGAAGAGATGGGTGTCTCTTCGAGCTTTTCCTGAAAATCTTGTTCCCTTTCTGCTTCTTCATCTTCTTTGGTGATTTGTTCAATCCCAAAGACAATCTGGCGGAATTTCTCGTCCAACTTTTTATCGTATTTTTCAGTGGACTTCTTCCAAACAAAAGTATACTTGTTGGCGTTTGCCTCCAATTTGGTCCCATCCAGGAAATAGTCTTCTAGCTTCACAAGTCCTTCCTCCCGAAGGAGGTCGACTATGGAAAAGAACGTCTCATAGATGACATCTTTCATGCGTTCGGAACGGAAACGGTTGATGGTACGAAAATCAGGCTTCTGTTCGCCGGAGAGCCACATGAACATAATATTCTCTGTTAGCTGTTTCGCGATTTGTCGAGAGGAATAAATACGGTTGGCATATGCATAAAGAATGACTTTTAACATCATTTGAGGATGGTAAGGCGGCCGTCCTCCACCAGGATAAAGAGAGAGAAAGATATTGGGGTTCATCTGGTCGACGGCAAAATCAATCAATCGAACAAGGTGCTGTTGAGGAATCAAAACTTGAATGTCCATTGGAAGGGTCAATTGGTTTGTGTTATAATTTTTATACAAGAAAATCTCTCCTTTTGTATAGTTGGTTGTGGTGACTTAATTATAACAAAAGAGGTTTTTCTTGTATTTTTTTGCACAAAAAATGAATTTAGAAACCTGAGTTGATTGGAGTGGAAGGCGCGTAGACTCCTGCGGGCGCAGCTGGTCAGGTGAGACCCCGCAAGAGCGAAGCGATGAGGAGGCTCAGCGCCAGCCCCGCGGAAAGCGAAGCGCCTGGAACGGAAATCAACGGACCATTTTTACAAGTAGTCTCAAAAATAAAGAGGGTGCCCAAAAGTTTATACTTTTGGGACACCCTCTTTAAGGTATTACTGTGCTGCTACTTCTTCAATCAATGCGATGACCATTTCGGCAAGCTTGTTGAGCTCTTCGATTGGCATTCTTTCATTCGTTGTGTGGATTTCTTCATATCCTACAGCAAGGTTGACGGTTGGGACGCCAAAGCCGGCAATGACGTTTGCATCGCTTCCGCCGCCGCTGTGGAGCAATTCTGAGCTTCTGCCGATTTTTGCAGCTGCTTTTTTTGCAAGCTCGACGACCAGGTCGCCTTCGCCAAATTTGAAGCCAGGGTACATGACCTGAACATCGACATCTGCCTTGCCGCCCATTTCCTGAGCTGCTGATTCAAATGCTTCTTTCATTTTTGCCACTTGCGCTTCCATTTTTTCCGGAATCAACGAACGCGCTTCTGCAAGAATCTCTACACGATCGCAGACGATGTTTGTCTGTGTTCCGCCCTGGAAGCGGCCGATGTTCGCCGTTGTTTCCTCATCGATACGGCCAAGCGGCATTCTTGAAACTGCCTTGGCTGCGATTGTAATGGCTGAAACACCTTTTTCTGGAGCAACACCTGCATGAGCAGTTTTACCATGGATGACAGCTGCTACCTTTGCCTGCGTAGGTGCTGCAACAATGATGTTCCCTACCTTGCCATCACTGTCGAGGGCGTAGCCATATTTTGCTTTAACCAATGAAGAATCCAATGCCTTTGCACCAACCAAGCCGGATTCTTCTCCAACAGTTATGATGAACTGGATTGTACCATGCGGAATCGATTGTTCCTTTAAGACACGCACTGTTTCAAGCATGACAGCAAGCCCAGTCTTGTCATCAGCACCAAGGATCGTCGTACCATCCGTCACAACATAACCATCTTTAATGGATGGCTTAACGCCATTAGCAGGAATGACCGTATCCATGTGGGAAGTAAAGTAGATTGTATCTACTCCTTCTTTTGTACCTTGTAAAGTACAGATCAGGTTTCCAGCGCCATGGCCAGTTTGTGCAGTAGTATCGTCCTCGAAAACCTCTACGCCGAGGTCCTCGAATTTCTTCTTGAGGACGCGTGCGATTTCAGTTTCATACTTTGTTTCAGAGTCAATTTGGACAAGCTCTAAAAATTCATTCAATAAACGTTCGTGATTAATCATCCTAGCCGACCTCCAATTATGTATATACTACTAGAGTATAACGCTAATTGAATCTCAATACCAAACACAAAATCCTACAGTGGGATGTTGCCGTGTTTTTTGCCTGGCCTGTCTTCCTTCTTCGTCCGGAGCATTTCCAGGGACTGAATCAGTTTGATTCGAGTTTCCCGCGGATCGATGACATCATCGACCATTCCCTGGCTTGCAGCGACATAAGGATTCGCGAATTTCTCACGGTACTCATCGATTTTCTGCTGCCTTATCTGTTCCGGATTATCACTGTTCTGGATTTCCTTCGCAAAAATAATATTGGCAGCACCCTGCGGTCCCATTACGGCGATTTCAGCATTCGGCCACGCAAAAACAAGATCCGCCCCGATCGATTTACTGTTCAGGGCGACATATGCTCCGCCGTACGCTTTTCGTAAAATAACGGTGAGCTTAGGAACTGTTGCTTCTGAATAAGCATAAAGGATTTTCGCGCCATGACGGATAATGCCACCATGCTCCTGCTTGATGCCCGGGAAGAATCCTGTGACATCCTCAAAAGTGATGATTGGGATATTGAAAGAATCACAGAATCTGATGAAGCGGGATGCCTTATCAGAAGAATCGATATCAAGCCCGCCTGCCATCACCTTCGGCTGGTTGCAGACAAGACCGACGACCTCGCCTTTAATTCTTGCAAGCCCAATGACAATATTTTTGGCAAAGTCCTTCTGTATCTCCAGGAATGATTCGGAATCGACTACCTGCTCAATCACTTTGCGCACATCATATGGTCTTATTGCATCGAAAGGAATGGCATCCGTCAAATCTGGCCTGTAGTCATCTTCATCATCTGCCTCTAGCCTCGGCGGCTTTTCTTCATAGCTTTGCGGCAGATAGCTTAACAGCAGCCTTACCTGCTCCAGTGTTTCTTCTTCAGACTGGCCATGGAAATGTGCATTGCCACTGATCGTGTTATGTACAATCGCTCCGCCGAGATCTTCAGCAGAAATTTTCTCCCCGGTAACCGTCTCGATTACTTTGGGACCGGTAATGAACATCTGGCTCGTTTTTTCGACCATGAATACAAAGTCGGTAATGGCTGGCGAGTATACCGCTCCGCCGGCACAAGGACCCATGATCACGGAAATTTGCGGGATTACACCAGAATAGATAGAATTGCGGTAAAAAATATGCCCATAGCCATCGAGTGAAACGACACCCTCCTGGATCCTTGCTCCGCCGGAATCGTTCAGACCCACGAATGGAGCGCCATTTTTAGCAGCCAGATCCATCACATTGGCAATTTTCTTTGCATGCATTTCACCTAAGGCTCCGCCAAACACGGTGAAATCCTGGGAAAACAAGTAAATCGGCCTGCCATTCACCTTACCGTAACCGGTTACAACTCCATCCCCTGGGCCCTTCTGGTTCTCAAGTCCAAAGTCTGTGCTCCGGTGCTGGATGAATGGATTCAACTCCACAAAACTGCCTGGATCGACTAGCAACTCTATTCGTTCCCGAGCAGTCAGCTTCCCTTTTTCATGTTGCTTTTCGATCCGTTCGTCACCGCCGCCCAGTTCGATTTCCCTGCGTTTATCATATAGTTCATTGATTTTCTCATAGATGTCTGGCATTTCTATTCAGCCTCCCCGTTCTTCTCGCAAAGTTCGTATAAAACACTTCCTGTCGATTTTGGATGCATGAATGCGACTAACGCTCCCCCTGCACCTTTCTTAGGAACATCCTGAATCATCCTGATTCCATTTTCCTTCATATCATTGATCCTTTCCTGGATCGACTCTACGCCAAGGGCAACATGGTGGATTCCTTCCCCACGCTTCTCAATAAAACCTGCGATGGCGCTTTCCTCAGATAACGGTTCAAGAAGCTCTAGTTTCGTTTCCCCTGCTTTCAGGAAAGCTACTTTTACTTTCTCGCTTTCCAC
The window above is part of the Mesobacillus jeotgali genome. Proteins encoded here:
- a CDS encoding chemotaxis protein CheW, translated to MADSNKTVVFQAGNEEYAFPILYVISIEKLEGMTAIPHMPDYVTGITKVRGELIPVIDLEKVLYHRDIRADDKTRLIVLETSEISLGVLVRDAKEILEIPEVNMKQPGLIAYQNTIFITGIANLDKRMIMIIDPQTLINSLEGIKEIKDYMKQQKQEIHN
- a CDS encoding DNA polymerase IV, which codes for MKEMYPKNGKVILHVDMNSFYASVEMAYDPELKGKPLAIAGNPEERRGIIVTCSYEARKFGVKTTMPLWEAKKLCPELIIKKPNFDRYRTASAAMFDILRQYTEVVEPVSIDEGYMDITDCSELGAPLEIAGSIQKRIYEQLDLPCSIGVAPNKFLAKTASDMKKPMGITVLRKREIPRILWPLEVGEMHGVGTKTADKLKSIGIHTIGGLAAANEIQLKGLLGINGLRLKERANGQDNRRVDPDSVYDFKSIGNSTTLPRDISNQHELLKVLDVLSEQVAARMKRKEAVATSISVTIRFKDRKTITRSQKLQNPVSKQDEIATAAKALFLKHWNGDPIRLLGITGTDLLEADKAVKQLDLFSYELDAKKEPLINTMSQLREKYGKSIIESAGSQVKKPRTSENPGAGTSFNKDFLQGRKREKKDF
- the gndA gene encoding NADP-dependent phosphogluconate dehydrogenase — encoded protein: MSKQQIGVIGLAVMGKNLAMNIESRGYSVSVYNRSREKTDEMLEETKGKKVVGTYSIEEFVQSLEKPRKILLMVKAGAATDATIEQLKPHLEKGDIIIDGGNTYFADTQRRNQELRELGLHFIGTGVSGGEEGALHGPSIMPGGQKEAYDLVAPIFQDIAAKVNGEACTTYIGPDGAGHYVKMVHNGIEYGDMQLISESYFMLKHVLGLNADELHEVFAEWNKGELDSYLIEITADIFTKKDDETGKPLVDMILDTAGQKGTGKWTSQSALDLGVPLPIITESVFARFISAMKQERVEASKVLSGPEVRSFDGNREAFIESIRKALYLSKICSYAQGFAQMRAASEEYGWDLNYGDIAMIFRGGCIIRAQFLQKIKEAYDRDPALKNLLLDPYFKEIAESYQQSLREIISAAVMNGIPVPSFSAALSYFDSYRTETLPANLIQAQRDYFGAHTYQRIDKEGIFHTEWME
- a CDS encoding TIGR02206 family membrane protein, translating into MFSLSHFVTLTIFFFISTFIFIHRKKLSDKRWRKAELATALSLILIEITNHLWMYKHAVWKFGRSMPLELCNIGLLLAIGLLLTRKKILFELLFFIALLGATQAIITPALTYDFPHFRFFHFFYAHMMIVWVTLYFLWAKGFYPTFSSVIKVVLFINLLLPAILFINKTADGNYWFLRHKPKSPSFMDLLGPYPWYIFSLESLLVILSLIAWLCMRSWLRGEKKSSYSES
- a CDS encoding alpha/beta fold hydrolase is translated as MAEDYPVLKGAEPFYFEGSSVGILVSHGFTGSTQSMRPLGEAFAAAGYTVCGPRLKGHGTHYEDMEQTTYQDWIASVEEGFQWLKERCDKIFVTGLSMGGTLTLYMAEKYPEIRGIVLINAAIDIPAMEPVLQLEGTRFLDAIGSDIKKPGVVELAYEKTPVQSIKEILPFMKAVKENLSKVSCPALIFVSDEDHVVPPDNSQRIYNDISSEIKEVLRLKESYHVATLDNDQQMIIDNTLAFIKKIS
- a CDS encoding zinc ribbon domain-containing protein, with product MKGNGCIKCGSRDAGQKDVAMTGTGLSKMFDIQNNQFTVVYCKNCGYSEFYNKNASAGSNILDFFFGG
- a CDS encoding HAMP domain-containing methyl-accepting chemotaxis protein → MQHWSIGRKYASVFAFIMFIFLGSFIYVTTVLSNLQNAIDLAEEKSDYAIMISEMGATFRQKYIIITDYITEPKPELLTLYKKETDQFNSSADKLKNNVKTEEAKSLFNAIVQTDKHMDKIWEDEILRTVENFKTNGEQVDIFTQISLANKAETIRDMNIDKLNELRTSILDERTRIMKETHSTIASMIRNTFIIIILAFILSSVAMYFVSRNISKNLKKVVAYCKRLANGELNVKALEAKSKDEVGQIILAMNQLSGNLKTSISSILASSDLVNDMSRNLKLNAEATTEANNEITASIMQVASSSDEQVKISERTNEAVEDVSSQLIEVTGSLKETLYTTSSTKDKIEEGKLYAFSVTEQMDQINGKVSELASVIHSLKNNSLEIHRIIEIITDISNQTNLLALNAAIEAARAGEHGKGFGVVAQEVRKLAEQSAGAADSIRTILEETGKETNQAVNVMDESQTTVQKGNELVEKVAKIFTEIAQSIEEVSSKGNTVSSAVMNANEKMESMAQSANEVITASSRSALFLEQVAATTEEQNATMQELLESSNKLSNMAEDLRKSFSSFKL